A genomic window from Cotesia glomerata isolate CgM1 linkage group LG7, MPM_Cglom_v2.3, whole genome shotgun sequence includes:
- the LOC123269503 gene encoding uncharacterized protein LOC123269503, with the protein MPPKKSNLNNASSKGSRRKRVERAQQLPEQIETRNAAQRIRTAESRAQESQEQRDKRLQQNITRTRAARERNIATVRVLDRQRQRISRSLTRASFVRLAFEYAPDINYSAHSKIAIGGMDKVCQYCQALKFRNEAAGMCCASGKVVLSPLPAPPEPLLSLLTGNSDDSKLFLRKIRKFNSCFQMTSFGATKICDRASDGRNFETTFKIQGQVYHKIGSLMPMPDNNPKFLQIYFMGDCEERVTTRCLYNFIEQAEERAIVILLENFLEDHNQLIQLIKRVSPRLQNDNYQIVIKADKVPLGERAGRFNAPTVDEVAVIMVGIPVDKRSIKITRRDNTVSTISDLHRSYDALQYPLIFWQGQDEYHLNIKQ; encoded by the coding sequence ATGCCACCGAAAAAATCTAACCTCAACAACGCGAGCAGCAAAGGGTCACGACGCAAACGTGTTGAAAGAGCTCAGCAATTACCAGAACAAATCGAAACAAGAAATGCAGCTCAAAGAATCAGGACTGCAGAAAGTCGTGCACAAGAATCTCAAGAACAGCGTGACAAACGTCTGCAACAGAATATTACGAGAACAAGAGCGGCACGAGAACGAAACATAGCTACAGTACGAGTACTAGATCGACAAAGGCAACGGATCAGCCGCTCATTAACACGTGCATCATTCGTTCGGCTTGCCTTTGAATATGCACCAGATATTAACTACTCAGCGCATTCAAAAATTGCTATCGGTGGAATGGATAAAGTATGTCAATATTGTCAGGCATTGAAATTTCGGAATGAAGCAGCCGGCATGTGCTGCGCATCAGGAAAAGTTGTGCTGTCACCTCTACCCGCTCCGCCGGAGCCTTTATTATCCCTTCTTACTGGCAATTCAGATGattccaaattatttttgcgtaAGATACGCAAATTTAATTCTTGCTTCCAAATGACGTCATTTGGGGCAACTAAAATTTGCGATCGTGCATCCGATGGACGTAATTTTGAAACTACATTCAAAATTCAAGGCCAGGTGTACCATAAAATCGGATCACTGATGCCAATGCCTGATAACAATCCgaaatttcttcaaatttattttatgggcGATTGTGAAGAGCGCGTGACGACTCGGTGcctgtataattttattgaacaaGCAGAGGAAAGAGCAATTGTGAtattattggaaaattttttagaagatCACAATCAACTAATTCAATTGATCAAAAGAGTTTCGCCACGACTGCAAAATGACAATTATCAAATCGTCATAAAAGCCGACAAAGTACCATTAGGTGAACGTGCTGGTAGATTCAACGCTCCAACTGTTGATGAGGTTGCTGTTATCATGGTTGGTATTCCAGTTGACAAAAgatctataaaaattacacgGCGAGACAACACTGTCAGTACGATTTCGGATCTACACCGTTCATATGACGCACTACAATATCCATTGATATTTTGGCAAGGACAAGATGAATATCACCTTAATATCAAACA